A window of the Macrobrachium rosenbergii isolate ZJJX-2024 chromosome 13, ASM4041242v1, whole genome shotgun sequence genome harbors these coding sequences:
- the Gbeta13F gene encoding guanine nucleotide-binding protein G(I)/G(S)/G(T) subunit beta-1 produces the protein MNDLDSLRQEAERLKNTIRDARKNALDTTLVQATAGMDAIGRIQMRTRRTLRGHLAKIYAMHWGSDSRNLVSASQDGKLIVWDSYTTNKVHAIPLRSSWVMTCAYAPSGSYVACGGLDNICSIYSLKTREGNVRVSRELPGHTGYLSCCRFLDDNQIVTSSGDMTCALWDIETGQQCTQFTGHTGDVMSLSLSPNMRTFTSGACDASAKLWDIRDGMCRQTFPGHESDINAVTFFPNGHAFATGSDDATCRLFDIRADQELAMYSHDNIICGITSVAFSKSGRLLLAGYDDFNCNVWDSMRTERAGVLAGHDNRVSCLGVTEDGMAVATGSWDSFLKIWN, from the exons gATGCTCGCAAAAATGCTCTTGACACGACACTGGTCCAGGCCACAGCCGGTATGGACGCTATTGGCAGAATTCAGATGCGAACCCGGAGAACGCTTAGGGGACACTTAGCCAAAATATATGCCATGCACTGGGGATCGGATTCTAG gaaTTTGGTATCAGCCTCTCAAGATGGCAAGCTCATAGTGTGGGACAGTTATACTACAAACAAGGTGCATGCCATCCCCCTCCGGTCCAGCTGGGTCATGACCTGTGCCTATGCGCCCTCCGGCAGTTATGTTGCATGTGGTGGCCTTGATAATATCTGTTCGATATATAG TCTAAAGACAAGAGAAGGCAATGTGAGAGTGAGTAGGGAATTACCTGGTCACACTGGTTACCTAAGTTGCTGTCGGTTCCTAGACGACAACCAAATAGTCACAAGCTCGGGAGATATGACCTG TGCTCTATGGGACATTGAGACGGGTCAGCAGTGCACACAATTCACAGGACATACAGGGGATGTCATGTCACTGTCCTTGTCTCCCAATATGAGGACCTTCACTTCAGGTGCCTGTGATGCTTCAGCCAAGTTATGGGATATCCGAGATGGTATGTGTCGGCAGACCTTCCCTGGCCACGAATCTGATATCAACGCAGTAACT ttcttcccTAACGGGCATGCATTCGCTACTGGGTCGGATGATGCCACCTGCCGCTTGTTTGACATCCGAGCAGATCAAGAATTGGCTATGTATTCCCATGACAACATTATTTGTGGAATCACCTCTGTAGCATTCAGCAAATCTGGCAGACTGCTGTTGGCAGGATATGATGactttaattgtaatgtgtggGATTCAATGAGGACAGAGAGGGCTG GTGTTCTGGCGGGCCATGACAACCGCGTCAGTTGCCTGGGTGTAACCGAAGATGGCATGGCTGTGGCCACGGGCTCATGGGACAGTTTCCTGAAGATCTGGAACTAA